The window atattttatttgaatgtgaTTGCATTCTCTATCGTACCAAACATATAGATCTAGGATTTGTAGAAGAAATGTATATGAGACTAGAATGGGCTAAGCCTTTAGAGGGCTATACCAGATTCTTTACCGTTACACCATTCACTAACAACCCCCACCCCCTCTCGGTTTGCCTCAATCTTTCAtgtttcttgcatttttacgtCAATTGTGTGTGTGTGTAAGTTTGGTATTTGGGCTGATCTTTTGCATTTCTCCCAACTTGAATTCCAATATCAACAGTAGAGAATCTCTTGCTGATTTTGCACCATCTAGCTTctctttttgataattttatgcAACATGGGTCATTCTGAATTAATTTCcgtaattgaataattattgaATCTAAGCATGTGAGTAATACTTCCTGCTGACATTTTATTTGTATGATCTTCCTGGTTCAGCATGATGTGGATGGAAAGATTTATTACACATTTGAGTTCATTGCCAAGGCTCCTAATTACACCCGCCATTCTCTCAGCTCAATCTGCATCAACAAAGGTATTAATTCATTCACATTAGAAATGCCACATGATAAGGGACCAACTAAAACTTGTTAACGAATTCAATGATTATTTCACTATCCTTCATGGAAATGCTTATTTCCTAAACTGCTCATCGCATAGCATGTGTTTCCAGTTTCTAAAGAATCCTAGTATCATCAAGAGCATTTAGTTCAGTTTTTACATGCACATACGTGAAATTGGGCTTCTTCTTTTTTGATGTTTCAGGGAAATTCTATACATTGACAACAGGAGCAAACGAGAGGAGATGGGGAAAGATGAAGGATAAACTGAACACAGTTGTCGATTCCTTTAAAATCGTTTAGTTTGGCAGGACCCATTGCATTCATATACTCAATCTGCATTTTGTATGTATGACAAGAGAGCAAGTTTTGATGTGAGAAAGTAATGCATGCTTATACACAAATTGTGTAAATGTTTCCTGTGTTTGTAAACTGTCTAACTTGTTACTCTATTCTAATTTTTCTCTATatgactatttaaaataaataatctatttattgTAAATGATATAAAGATCAGATTAATTGTCTCTTTTAtggattataatttaattattaagaagGAATAAGTAAATACAGCCAAATggcattatttgaaaaattaacatACTTTAagaatctattattattattgtatatccTTAGGAATTAACGAATCTTAAAAAAGTCCGCATAAGAATTGTCTCAAATGAATCAATCCCCTGCCAGCCAGCTtgacctaatttatttttaaaataataagtaaggacgaagatttaataattttacacTTTTAGGCCGTATTATAACTTTTCCAAATAGTTGAAGGGCCGTTTCGATATTATACGAGAAGACAGTTATAAAGAGAGAAGAGACTACTAGTTTATACTACATTCAGAAGAAACTCagaaaaatttcaatttctctGCAATGGCGGAATCTCGATCGGTTTCACCGACTCCTCTACTGAAAGACGAGCTTGATATTGTTATTCCGACCATTAGAAACCTCGATTTCCTCGAGATGTGGAGGCCTTTCTTCCAGCCCTATCATCTCATCATCATTCAAGACGGCGACCCGTCCAAAACTATCAGAGTTCCTCAGGGTTTCGATTACGAGCTCTACAATCGCAACGATATCAACCGGATTTTGGGTCCTAAAGCTTCCTGCATTTCTTATAAGGATTCAGCCTGTCGCTGCTTTGGATTTATGGTTTCCAAGAAGAAGTATATCTTCACCATTGACGACGATTGCTTTGTAAGCATCCTAATCTAAATCTTacagaatttatataattttatactgATATTGTGAGTTTCGAACTGAATTGAATAGCGTCGTTATATTATGATCTGGTATTTGCTCTGTTTTTATGTAAAGATTCATTTGAGAGCATGGAAGATTGATTGGGGGTAAACCTCAAATAGATCAAAgtgaaatttgaataattttatcgATTTTTAGGTCAAATGTGGTTTAAAAAGCCATGGAAAGTTGATGAAATGAATtcttgttattatatatagGTTGCTAAAGATCCTTCTGGAAAAGACATTAATGCACTTGAGCAACATATCAAGAACGTTCTAACTCCATCAACACCATTTTTCTTCAACACCCTTTACGATCCATTCAGAGATGGTGCTGATTTCGTCCGTGGATATCCATTCAGCCTACGTGAGGGCATTCCCACCGCTGTTTCCCACGGTCTCTGGCTTAACATCCCAGATTACGACGCCCCAACTCAACTAGTTAAACCTCTTGAGAGAAATACCCGGTatttcattctttctttttcttttgaacaCACCAAAAAAAACTGTTTTACATTAGTTTTTACCGGTTTTCAGGTATGTAGATGCTGTTATGACTATCCCTAAGGGAACCCTCTTCCCTATGTGTGGTATGAATTTGGCTTTCAACCGCGATTTGATAGGCCCGGCTATGTACTTCGGCCTCATGGGCGATGGCCAGCCCATTGGAAGGTACGATGATATGTGGGCTGGCTGGTGTATGaaggtatgtatgtatgtatgatcATGCAAACCACCGTTTTTCTTAATAATGTACTTATTTGAGAtcttataaaatgttaaattatttcagGTTATATGTGATCACATGGGTTTGGGAGTGAAAACTGGTTTACCATACATATGGCATAGTAAAGCCAGCAACCCTTTTGTGAATCTTAAGAAGGAATACAAAGGAATTTATTGGCAAGAGGAGTTAATCCCATTTTTTCAATCGACTGTTCTTCCAAAGGAATGCACGAGTgtgcagaaatgttatcttgaACTGTCTAAGCAAGTGAGGGCGAAATTGGGAAAAGTTGACGAGTATTTTATCAAATTGGCCGATGCTATGGTCACATGGATTGAGGCGTGGGACGAGCTGAACCCAACTGATCAGGGATCTAGTCAGGCATTGGCTAATGGTATCAAGAAAATAGGGATATAGATCGATAGATATTCATCTTCTTGTTGTTTGGAGTTGTGaacaataatagtaataaaattgatgagctttcatttcatttcattgtaTTATGGCTTTGGAAAATCAGTTTGTGGGATTTTGGATCTGAGTTGGGTTTCTAATTAATGTTTGTCTTCTTCCGTTTTTAGGAATTGGAACCACCATTTTCAATTATAAACTGCAGGCCTCATACAGCAAGACAAtagattgaatttaaaaaaaaaataaaatttcattctctcatcaaatatattattcaattcattaatcaaaatattaaaatactttttattttttttatttattttaataaattcaaaccgAACAAGTTCCAAGTTGTGAGTACTAAAATTAAAGAGATTTTACAAAATGTGTACCTTTGCTCATACAAAATGTGTACCTTTGCTcaattgaaaaaatcaaaatttctgTTTTAATGAAGaaattcattataaataaatatatgtatgcacaatttattattaagagGGAATAGAGAAGAgggaatttataaaaaaaactggAAAGAGAATGATGTGTGAGAAAAAAGAGAACAgagaaaaaatttgttattttttcaacgaaAGAGATTGCGTCCCTCtcccccaatcatttctctttattattatagaaaaatgAGAACCACAAACTCAAAAAATCAAGAATAATGACAACAAGTTCTCAAAAGTAAATGAAATAACACTATTCATAGAAGCATGGAATAGAAAGagatacaaaatatatatttataaacttagaTTTCCTAGACTCAAAAAATTCACTTTATCATGCAAGCCAAACTTAGgatttgttctctttggttttcacaaaaactcaaataaaatcaatcactTTTCAACAATCACAccactcattttattaaccaaaatactaaaatactttttttaaaattattattttttattttattttatttttatatatcaataccttttaagtctttttttttttttatcaaaaatagtCATTACatcctcaaaattatcaataatcatt is drawn from Impatiens glandulifera chromosome 3, dImpGla2.1, whole genome shotgun sequence and contains these coding sequences:
- the LOC124931147 gene encoding UDP-arabinopyranose mutase 1-like — encoded protein: MAESRSVSPTPLLKDELDIVIPTIRNLDFLEMWRPFFQPYHLIIIQDGDPSKTIRVPQGFDYELYNRNDINRILGPKASCISYKDSACRCFGFMVSKKKYIFTIDDDCFVAKDPSGKDINALEQHIKNVLTPSTPFFFNTLYDPFRDGADFVRGYPFSLREGIPTAVSHGLWLNIPDYDAPTQLVKPLERNTRYVDAVMTIPKGTLFPMCGMNLAFNRDLIGPAMYFGLMGDGQPIGRYDDMWAGWCMKVICDHMGLGVKTGLPYIWHSKASNPFVNLKKEYKGIYWQEELIPFFQSTVLPKECTSVQKCYLELSKQVRAKLGKVDEYFIKLADAMVTWIEAWDELNPTDQGSSQALANGIKKIGI